A region from the Panicum hallii strain FIL2 chromosome 1, PHallii_v3.1, whole genome shotgun sequence genome encodes:
- the LOC112896906 gene encoding uncharacterized protein LOC112896906: MVHERRTKFLHDPVSNSDSDEIEVVPPPKRKRKPTPKISMSRAGQMGGPSHAAPRRSYQRAAQPQGDVPQEEVPIFDEYPPLQPYRKYIMHRPEYTRINFGDPGVKRVDYTTKQRGAAFKERKENPYDYEKYITDRRFWSKFQADWYISVFIEKKNAITVSKYINWDEMSEKNNPTFDLVIRECERKHLYEFLALNQDWNNELVAQFCSTAWFEGEGKNSFIHFNLQGRAFWVSYKQFATILKLDDTLDEMEIHDDINPTDEALMTLYRDEDPDIATTHGLRPYMEIMNRLFREILTPKRGDRTKIHGTVKNLLLAMDFDHPPFSVFHFFWTELRYMLHHGSNPVIYAPYIQRMINAVTGMEFGYDAVHAPYCPQPPKEQEFPPEGESPPSAHSPPQPTMDMPSTSAMPSSSRTRPRRKGNAFISGLKALFKVCRNTNDVVRAHARANQQSINRIERHLGIEETDWPSFPPSPPRDFPAAWEHYDVGADDDEEEEEDDE; this comes from the coding sequence atggtgcatgagaggaggaccaagttcttgcatgatccCGTCTCCAACTCCGATTCCGATGAAATTGAAGTCGTTCCTCCACCTAAGCGCAAAAGGAAGCCAACGCCCAAAATTTCAATGAGTCGAGCTGGGCAAATGGGCGGTCCTAGCCATGCGGCACCCAGGCGTAGCTACCAAAGAGCTGCTCAACCACAAGGTGATGTGCCTCAAGAGGAGGTTCCTATCTTTGATGAGTACCCTCCACTCCAACCCTACCGGAAGTATATCATGCACAGACCGGAGTACACAAGGATCAACTTCGGTGACCCTGGAGTGAAGCGAGTGGAttacaccacaaagcaaagaGGTGCTGCATttaaggaaagaaaggaaaatcctTATGATTATGAGAAGTACATCACGGATAGGAGGTTTTGGAGCAAATTTCAAGCTGATTGGTACATATCCGTCTTTATTGAGAAGAAGAATGCTATCACCGTCTCCAAGTACATCAATTGGGATGAAATGAGTGAGAAAAATAATCCAACCTTTGACTTGGTCATACGTGAATGTGAGAGGAAACACCTCTATGAATTCTTGGCCCTCAATCAAGATTGGAACAATGAGTTGGTTGCTCAATTTTGCTCCACTGCTTGGTTTGAAGGTGAGGGCAAGAATTCCTTTATTCACTTCAATCTTCAAGGGCGCGCCTTCTGGGTTTCATACAAGCAATTTGCTACTATCCTTAAGCTTGATGACACTCTAGATGAGATGGAAATTCACGATGACATCAATCCAACGGATGAAGCTCTTATGACTCTCTATCGGGATGAGGATCCGGATATAGCGACGACTCATGGACTACGTCCATATATGGAGATCATGAACAGGCTATTCCGGGAGATCTTGACTCCCAAGAGGGGTGATCGCACCAAGATTCATGGTACAGTCAAGAACCTTCTTCTAGCTATGGACTTTGATCACCCGCCCTTTAGTGTCTTTCACTTTTTCTGGACGGAGTTGAGGTACATGCTCCATCATGGCAGTAATCCAGTTATCTATGCTCCATACATTCAAAGGATGATTAATGCCGTGACTGGAATGGAGTTTGGATATGATGCGGTCCATGCCCCATATTGCCCACAGCCTCCCAAGGAGCAAGAGTTTCCACCAGAGGGCGAGTCTCCCCCATCAGCTCACTCTCCACCCCAGCCCACTATGGATATGCCCTCCACCTCGGCGATGCCTTCCTCTTCTAGGACTCGTCCTCGCAGGAAAGGCAATGCCTTTATTTCTGGCTTGAAAGCTCTCTTCAAAGTATGCCGCAACACCAACGATGTAGTTCGTGCTCACGCTCGGGCAAATCAGCAGAGTATCAACAGGATTGAGCGCCACCTTGGCATTGAGGAGACGGATTGGCCCTCATTTCCGCCTTCTCCTCCTAGGGACTTTCCAGCTGCGTGGGAGCATTATGATGTAGGtgctgatgatgatgaggaggaggaggaggatgatgagTGA
- the LOC112879036 gene encoding putative disease resistance protein RGA1, translated as MVADADVLVLLLMSYPRRRYRQPYSMHLMLYNCMFGRQMETEHVISFLLHAQPSHGAEEPEVLPIVGPGMVGKTTLVTHVCKDERVRDRFSEIVLLNDLDFTDADLAAFRRRCSVRNGNRGSSWNRKDGKFLVVVEVAGDFNEDAWSRLYSASKRWVPRGSKIIVTSRSDKITKVGTVRPLTLEFLPREAYWYFFRTLAFGSADPGAYPRLANMAMEVAGNMNGAFISAHITARFLRGNLDARFWGKVLALYREFVDKHGSRFGGNPFATLNQGGPALFGSMGGAFADLMIHHHNECSSPVEVPDVMTVQWLDLLMLGSEVVIRAQGKFQFMWTSPIPPYYSHIYTCEILGSKPAAAKRKRSVENGVALS; from the coding sequence ATGGTAGCCGATGCGGACGTGCTGGTCCTGCTCCTGATGAGctaccctcgccgccggtaccGGCAGCCCTACAGCATGCACCTCATGCTGTATAACTGCATGTTCGGCCGCCAGATGGAGACGGAACATGTCATCAGCTTCCTGCTGCACGCACAACCATCCCATGGTGCTGAAGAACCGGAGGTCCTGCCGATCGTCGGTCCTGGCATGGTCGGCAAGACTACGCTCGTCACTCATGTCTGCAAGGACGAAAGGGTCCGCGATCGCTTCTCAGAGATCGTGCTCCTGAACGACCTCGACTTTACCGATGCTGATCTGGCTGCTTTCAGACGCAGATGCTCAGTAAGAAATGGTAACCGTGGCTCCAGCTGGAATAGAAAAGATGGGAAATTTCTGGTCGTCGTTGAGGTTGCCGGGGATTTCAACGAGGACGCATGGAGCAGGTTGTACTCCGCATCTAAACGGTGGGTCCCACGTGGCAGTAAAATCATAGTCACAAGCCGGTCTGACAAGATCACCAAGGTTGGAACAGTGCGGCCTCTAACTCTGGAATTCCTGCCGCGCGAGGCGTACTGGTACTTCTTCAGGACGCTCGCGTTCGGGAGCGCGGATCCCGGGGCGTACCCGAGGCTCGCGAACATGGCCATGGAGGTGGCTGGGAACATGAACGGAGCTTTCATCAGCGCGCACATCACCGCCCGCTTCCTGAGGGGCAACTTGGACGCTCGCTTCTGGGGCAAGGTCCTGGCCCTCTACAGAGAGTTCGTCGACAAGCATGGCTCTAGATTTGGGGGCAACCCATTTGCTACCCTGAACCAAGGCGGACCAGCACTTTTTGGAAGCATGGGTGGGGCTTTTGCGGATCTCATGATCCATCACCACAATGAATGCTCCTCGCCCGTGGAGGTTCCAGATGTAATGACGGTACAATGGCTGGATTTGCTGATGTTAGGAAGTGAGGTTGTTATTAGGGCCCAGGGGAAGTTTCAGTTCATGTGGACTTCTCCGATACCACCCTACTACAGCCACATCTACACTTGTGAGATTCTAGGGAGCAAACCAGCAGCCGCCAAGAGGAAGCGTTCTGTGGAAAATGGTGTCGCACTTTCTTAA